Part of the Intestinibacillus sp. Marseille-P6563 genome is shown below.
GACCTGAATGTCACCACGCGCCAGGGCGGGCTTTAAGATGTTGGCTGCATCGACTGCGCCTTCGGCAGCGCCGGCGCCAACGATCATGTGCAGCTCATCGATGAACAGGATGACATCCTTGGAGTTTTGCAGTTCATCCAGCACGCTCTTGATGCGTTCCTCGAACTCGCCGCGATACTTGGTGCCTGCGATCATGCCGGTCAAATCGAGCGCAATCAGACGCTTATTCTTGAGGTTTTCCGGTACGTCGCCGGAGACGATCTTCTGTGCCAGGCCTTCGGCAACCGCCGTCTTGCCGACGCCAGGGTCACCGACCAGAGCCGGATTGTTCTTGGTGCGGCGGGACAGAATCTGGATGACGCGATCGATCTCGTCCTTACGGCCGATGACCGGGTCCAGCTTACCTTCGCGAGCGGCCTTGGTCAGGTCCTTGCCGTACTTTTCAATGGTCTTAGCTGCATTGCCGTTCGAGCCGCGTGCCGGACCCTGCTGTGCCATGGTGACATCTTCTTCGGCGCCGCCGACCGCTTGCAGCAAGGTGGTGTACAGCTTCTGCACGTCGACACCCAGCGCGTTCAGTACGCTCAGCGCGACGTTTTGACCTTCGCGGATAAGGCCGAGCAGCAGGTGCTCGGTGCCCACATAGCTGACACCCAGCTGGCTGGCCGTCATGACGGCCAGTTCTACGATCTTCTTGGTGCGCGGGGTCAGGCCCTGCGGGGCGTTCTGGTCGGGTGCGCCCTTGCCGGTCATTTTTTCGATCTCGGCTTCGATCTTTTCGGGGGTCACGCCAAATTCAGCCAGCGTTTTCCCGGCGATGCCGCCGTTTTCCTTGGCAAGGCCGGCCAGCAGATGCTCGGAACCAACATAGCTGTGGCCCATCTGGCCTGCGGTTTCCTGGGCCAGACGCAGGGCGTCGGCCGCACGTTCGGTGAATCTATTTTGATTGAACATAAAGTCAGCACTTCCTTTCTAAAAGAAGAAATCTTTATTCGTGGATGACCAGCTTGGCTGCCATTTGACGCAGCAGGCTGGCGCGTTTTTGGTCGCGTTCCTGAGGCTGGCCGCCCAGCACCGCCGGACGGATCGCCTGTTCGATGTCGCATACCTCGGTCGGCGATACGCCGGACAGGTAGCCCATCGACAGACCAACCAGCACATTGGACAGGCAATCGACCGCTTCGTTGGTTTCGATCAGACGGGCGGTCTTCAGAACACCGGCTGCCCGGCAGATGCGGTCGGCAAACGCGGTTTCGTTCTGGCTGCGGGCCTGTTCGCGCAGCTTCTTTTCGGCTTCGATGACCTCGGTGGTCAGTTCGATCAGCTTATCGACAATGGTATCCTCGGATACGCCCAAGGTGACCTGGTTGGAAATCTGATAGAATCCGCCGACCGCCTGCGAGCCTTCGCCGTACGCACCGCGCACGGTAAAGCCCTGCCGTCCAGCCGCCGAAATGACGCCCTGGATGCGCCCTGCCGCGCTGAGCAGCGGCAGATGGAGCATCACCGAAGCCCGCAGGCCGGTGCCCAGATTGCTCGGGCATGCGGTCAGGTAGCCAAGGTTCTCGTCAAAGTCCATCGGCACCTGGCTTTCGATCAGCGCGGTCAAGCGGCGAGCTTCCTCCATGCACTCCTTCGGGCACAGGCCGGAGCCGATGACCTGCAAGCGCATGTGGTCTTCTTCGCCGACCATGATGGCTACGCCGCCGTCGCGGGAAGCGATCAGCCAGCCGCCCGCCTGCGCCAGTTCGGGCGAAATGCGGTGGGTTTCGACCAGCGATGCGCCTTCGGCCGAATTGGGCCGGATCTCGGTCATGGTAAAATCGGAAGCAATGGCCGGTGCGGTCTGCAAAGCGTTCCAGATCTTATCGGCGATCTCTTTATATTGTTCTGCGGTCAAACCGCGGTAAGGGTATCCTTTGACATTGCGCGCCAGACGCACACGGGTGCTGGCTGCCAGGCCGGTAAAGCCGCCTTGAATTTTAAATGTACTCATTTATTTTCACCCTCCAATCGACGGATCTCATCGCGCAGCCGCGCAGCTTCTTCATAATTCTCTGCCTGCACAGCGTCGGACAACTTGGCTTTCAGGCCTGCGACCGGATCGGCCGGTGCCTGGTTCTCGGCTGCCTTGGGTGCTGTGCCCACATGCGCAGCCGCACCATGCAGCTTTTTGATGTACGGCAGCAGGATGTCGCTGAAGTTCTTATAGCAGTCGCCACAGCCGGCCCGGCCGCTGCGCCGCAGTTCGCTTTCGGTCATGCCGCAGGTCGGGCAGCGGCGTCCGCCGCCGATGGCTTGGGTCGTAGAAGCAAACGGGCTGGACAACATGGAGCCAAACGGCTGGCTGAAGAACGGGTCATTCAGGAACGAATGCCCGAAAAACGGTTCGCTGAAGAAGGAGCCGAAATCGGGTGCGCCGCCGGTCAGCTTGGCTGCGCATTCGGGACACAGATGCAGTTCCCGGGTCTGACCGTTGATGTTTTCTTTATAATAGGTAGTCGCTTCGTTTTTCTTGCAGTTCTGGCACAACATAAGACATCTTCCTTTCACAGCTTATATTATACATAAGGTTATTTGATTACGATTTGTTATTGTTCTAGGTCGCCATGCCCAGAATGCCGCATCGGAACACGCTGGCCCGGATCTGATCCCGGTATTCGGTTGGGACCTCCGCGAGCGCGCCGTCCGAACAAGCGGATAAGAGCAGGTTGCCTTCCCGGGCGGAAAGCAGCTCGGCGGAAACCAGAGCGCGTGTGAGTTTGGCGGCATTGTTTTGGGTCAGTCGCCCGCCGACGCCGCGCGCCGCTTCGACCAGCGTGCGCTGCTTATCGTCCATCATGCGGATGATGCGGATATAGCCGCCGCCGCCCCGCCGGCTTTCTACCAGATAACCGTTTTCCGGGGTAAAACGGGTTTCGATCACATAATTGACCTGACTGGGCACGCAGGAGAACCGGTCGGCCACCTGCCGCCGCTGCAGTTCGGCGACGCCGCCGCCGTCGGTGAGCATCTCGGCGATAAAATCGGCGATCATATCGCTCATTTTCATGGATCTCATCTCCTTCGTTCCATTTCTCTGACTTTGACTTTCTTTGACTTTCTATGCTTCTATTATACACCCCCGTCCCCAAATTGCAAGCATTATTTTTGACCTTTCCTGACTTTTGTTTTTTCATCCAGGCGGATTATTCTTGATTTTCTCCCAAATACTCTTATATACTCTTTTTTTCTCTGTTTTTTAAATTTTCTGTTCTTCTCTTTTATTCTATCCATTTAAAATGGGGAAAAAACGTCAGTTTTCCAGTTACCTATTGCTAACATGAGGTTATAGACGGCTAACATGTTCAAAATCCCTTGTATTTTCGAAAACATGTGTTACAATGAAAATGTAATTTCTATAGGAGGTGCTGTTCCAATGGCATATGTTATTTCTGGTGCATGCATTAGCTGCGGCGCTTGCGCTGGCGAGTGCCCGGTAGGTGCGATTTCGGAAGGCGACGGCAAGTACGAGATCAATCCGGATACTTGTGTAGATTGTGGCTCCTGCGCTGGCGGTTGCCCGGTAGGCGCAATCTCTCAGGGCTAATTGCCTTGCAAACCAAAGATTTGAGATAAAAGCCCGGCTTCTCGTTGGAAGCCGGCTTTTTCTTTCTTTTTTGCAAGATTTCCCGAACTTTTTAGCCGGTTCCAAAAAGTCCAAAAAAGTTTTATTTTTTTGTTGACAAGTGCTGTACCTTCTGTTAAAATATTTAAGTGTCAGAAAACCCGCGGGTGTAGTTCAATGGTAGAATGTCAGCCTTCCAAGCTGAACACGTGGGTTCGATTCCCATCACCCGCTCCACTTACTTTTCTTTTCCAGAAAAGCTAAGCAAAAGAAAAGCGGTATGTATCTGCTTTTGCAGTTTTGGGAATCCGCTGGAGGACCGACCATGCGCCAGTAGCTCAGCTGGATAGAGCAACTGCCTTCTAAGCAGTAGGCCGGGGGTTCGAGTCCCTCCTGGCGCGCCACATACATAGCGCGATTTTTTCTGATCTTTATATGGTGGGTATAGCTCAGTTGGTTAGAGCGTCAGATTGTGGCTCTGAAGGCCGTGGGTTCGAATCCCATTACTCACCCCATTAACATAACGCGCTGCTCAAAGCAGCGCGTTATGTCTAACTTCCCTATATTGGGGCGTAGCCAAGTGGTAAGGCAGAGGACTTTGACTCCTCCATCCGCTGGTTCGAGTCCAGCCGTCCCAGCCATTTCCCCTATTTTTTTCGTTTTTTTCAAAAAAAGACGTGACAAACCTGTTTTAGTGTGATATACTATTCAAGGTTCGGTGCTTTAGGGGTTACCGTTCGGTCCATTAGCTCAGCTGGCAGAGCATCTGCCTTTTAAGCAGAGGGTCCGGGGTTCGAGCCCCCGATGGGCCACCATCTGGAAGTTTAGCTCAGCTGGGAGAGCATCTGCCTTACAAGCAGAGGGTCACAGGTTCGAGCCCTGTAACTTCCACCAAAAAGACCGTGAAATCAATGATTTCACGGTCTTTTTTTCTTTTCTGGAAATTGTATATCACGGCTTTTGAAATGCAAAAAAATTTTGCATTTATCTGGATAAGGTAGAATAAGTTTCGCAAATTGAAAAGTAGATAAAAAGAGACATGGTTTGCAGATGTCTGGTAGAATGAAGTTGCGACACACCATTCTGAAAGGAGACAGCAAACCATGTCCGAGAAAATTGTACAGCTAAACGAGGAAATTATCAAGGGGCAGCTTAAGGAGCTTGTGCGCGGCAGCGTAGAGGAAACCCTCAACGAACTACTGGAGGCCGAGGTGGAGAAGCTGACCCAGGCAGCCCGGTATGAGCGCAATGAGCAGCGCCAGGGCTACCGCAGCGGCCACTACCACCGCAGCCTCACTACCACTTCCGGAGATGTCACGCTCAAGGTACCCAAGCTCAAGGGAATTTCCTTTGAAACTGCCATCATTGAGCGGTACCGCCGCCGTGAGAGCAGCGTGGAAGAGGCGCTCATTGAGATGTACCTGGCCGGCGTATCCGTTCGGCGTGTGGAGGATATTACCGAGGCCCTCTGGGGCAGCAAAGTCTCTCCCTCCACTATAAGTGAGTTAAACAAGAAAGCGTATGTCCACATCGAGGATTGGCGGAACCGTCCTCTGCAAGGCGGACGATATCCGTATGTCTATGTGGATGGGATCTATCTGCGCCGTAACTGGGGCGGCGAATTTGAAAACGTAGCCATTCTTGTGGCAATTGCGGTCAATGAGGACGGATACCGTGAGGTTCTGGGTGCCGCTGAGAGCATGAAAGAGGACAAGGCCAGCTGGGTCAGCTTCTTCCAGTGGCTCCGCGGGCGTGGCCTGGACGGAGTGAAACTCATTGTTGGCGACAAGTGCCTTGGTATGCTGGAGGCTGTAGAAGAAGTATTCCCTGAAGCCAAGTACCAGCGGTGTACTGTCCATTTCTACCGCAATGTGTTCTCAGTCACTCCTCGTTCCAAGGTAAAACTGGTAGCCAAAATGCTCAAGGCGATCCACGCCCAGGAAAGTAAGAAAGCTGCCCGGGAGAAAGCCAAAGCCGTAGTGGAGCAACTGCGCTCTATGAAGTTGAAGGAGGCCGCCAAAAAGGTGGAGGATGGCATAGAGGAAACGCTGACTTACTGCGATTTTCCCAGCGAGCACTGGACTCGTATCCGCACCAACAATGTCATTGAACGGCTGAACCGGGAGATCCGTCGCCGCACTCCTGTGGTGGGCAGTTTTCCGGATGGCAACTCTGCTCTGATGCTGGTCTGTGCCCGGCTGCGCCATGTGGCCGGTACCCAGTGGGGCAGCAAGAAGTACATGAACATGAAGCACCTGGAGGCAGTCCTTGAAGATGCCTCCATTGCTGGCTGACTTCACACTCATGCCAGGATCTGCAAACCAATTTGCGAAAAACTATTGACACTACCTTTATCTGACACACTTTCTTTAATAGGGCCGCTAAAAGCTTGTATATGGATAGAAAATGTAATCCAGCGTTATAAAATAAAAACTAAAATTTCAGAAAATACGATAAGGGCAAAATACTTTTGCGTCTATTTTTTTAATACGCAAAACTATTTTGCCCTTTTTTGTTCTCATTCTCCTTTTCGATTGCGGGCACAGATGTTTACCTTAAAATGAAGGCCCTCTTTTTCTGCGGTGTACATCTCTTTCCACCAAGAATCCTTGCGTGATTTGCATAAAATCTCAAATCAAAGTTTGACAATTATCACAAAAATATCGTTTTATATCACGAAAAAGCAGACAAGATGCAGAGTTGGCACGCATTTTGCTACAAAAATGGTACAAGGCAATTCTATGGCAATGGATTGCACTTGACAAAATGGTGTGTAATTGGGCTCACGGCTCGGTTATGCAACGCTGAGAGAAAAGGAGGAAATATGCAGTCCAGAGAACAAATAATCCATCATGCTGCGATGGAAATCTTACGAGATGTCGGCGTTCAGTTCCATAACGAAGAAGCATGCCGCATTTTGAAAGAAAACGGAATTCGTGTTGAAAATGCCGTCGCCTACTTCACCGAAGAGCAGGTGATGCATTGGGTGGGTATGGCTCCAGAGCAATTTACGCTGTATGGCCGCAATGAAACGTACAAAATGACATTGGGAGACGGTTCCACGCATCCTTCTCCGACGTACGGATGCGCCTTTATCGCCGAACGGGACGGAACACAGCGCCCCGGCACCATGGAGGACTACGTCAAAGCGGTCAAACTCGTTCATGCCAGTGATGTTTATACTATTGACGGCGGCATTCTGATTCAGCCAAGCGATATGGAAGATACGCTTGCACCTCTGGCAATGTTCTACGCAACCATCACGCATTCTGACAAAATCATCATGCTTCCTACGTCCGATCGGTGCATTATGGAATCCATGGTACAAGCCGCTTGTGCCATATTCGGAGGCCAAAAGGAGCTGATCAAAAAGCCTCGCATGATTGCGCTGATCAACACGAATTCTCCCCTATCACTGGATGGCAAGATGTTGGATAACCTGATGGTTCTGGCGCGTTACGGTCAGCCGGTCATTCTTTGCCCCGCGGCCATGCTGGGAGCGACCGGGCCTATATTTATGGCCGGAACGGTTGCCATGGGAACCGCAGAATCCCTTGCTGGGATTGCGCTTGCGCAGATGATCCGGCCGGGTACGCCCTGTGTCTTTGGGATTCAGTCCACTGCCGTCGACATGCATGGCCTGACGTTTGCCTGTGCTGCGCCGGAAGGTACCTTGATGCAGGGATTTAGCGCAAATATGGCCCGGTTCTATCATCTGCCTTCGCGCGGCGGCGGCAGTCAGTGTGATGCTCCGGTCGTGAATGCACAGGCAGGGTATGAGTCCATGCTGACTTTTTCTTCTGCAATGCAGCACGGCATCAACCTGGTTATGGAGGCCGGCGGCGTGCTGGCCAGTGTGAATGCGACTTCGTTTGATAAGATGATTGTGGATTTTGAAATCATCCGACAGGTGCAATTCGCATCCACGCCATTTGAAGTAAGCGAGGAGACCTTGTGTCTGGATGATATTAAGGCCATCGGGCACAATGGCAGTTATGTGACCGCGGACAGCACGTTGGATAACTTCCGGGAGCTCTATATGCCGCGCATTGGTTCCCGTGATGCCAAATCTGCCACTTATTTTGAAGACAGCATCGACAAAGAATATGCACGGCTTATGGAAGAATACGAAAGCCATCGCCCGCATCTGGACAGCCAAACACTGGACAAGGTGAAAGCCATTTTCGTGGAAAACGGGGTTTCTCCGCAGCAGCTTGACGCAATTGAAATGCTTTAAATCTGGGGGTACATAATACTAGAAAAGCACGTTAAGTTTCCTTTTTTCACAGCGATACACCGTGATATGTCAAAGAGAAAGGGGTATATTCATGGAAAAGAATCAAAAAGAGAGTATCTGGAATCAGATCGACATGAAAGTCTTTGTTCCGGGTATGGCGGTTATCCTTTTGGTGATTGCCGTCGGTATTTTCTTCCCAAATCAGTTCTATAATGCACTGCACACCGGTGTGCTTTGGATCATGGATCATTTTAAATGGTTCTATATTCTGCTTGTCATCTTGATTTGTGGCTTGTTCGCAGCCATCTGCTTTACCAAGCTGGGCGATATTCGTCTGGGCGGCAAAAAAGCAAAGCCCAGTCTGAAAACCAGCACCTGGTTTACTCTGTCCATGACTGGTACCATCGCAGTTGGTATCTGCTTCTACGGCGTATCTGGCCCTGTCAATATGCTGATGAACCCGCCTTCTTTTATGGGCGTGGAAGCCGGTACCAAAGAAGCGATCATTCCAGTTTTGAAATACTGCTATTTGCATTATGCCTTCCCGGTATTCTTTATCATCGTTGCGTTTGCGATGATGATTGCTCTGATCTACTACAACGGCAAACGGACCCTGCGCGCCAACGATACCCTGTATCCGTTGCTGGGCGAACGTTCGCAGGGGGTTCTCGGTTCTGTCATCAATACCTTTAGCGTGGTTGCCCTGTTGGTAACTGGTACAGACATGGGCCTTGCCGTCCTTCAGCTCAATGCTGGCATCGGTACGGTCGCAGGCATGTCGGAGACTCCTTCGTTTGAACCGTATATCATTCTGTTCTACACCGTCATCACCATTCTTTTTGCGACCTCCGGCGTGCACAAACTGATGGGTAAGCTAAGTGATATCAATGCGATTGCCTATTTTGTAATCCTGGGCGTGATCCTGGTCTTCGGCGCAGTCGGCGCAAACCGTCTGCTTTGCACCTTCTTTACCTCGATGGGCGAATTTGTCCGCGATTTCATCCCCATGATCTCCTTCGGCGACCCGATCGATCAGACCGGTTGGCAGACCACCGCAACCATGTACTATTACTCCTGGAACATTGTTCCGGCCTTCCTGCACGCACTGTTCTATGTTTCGATTGCTTACGGCCGTACCCTGCGTCAGTTCATTTTGGTCAACTGTGTGGCTCCTGGCCTGGTAACCTGCTTGTGGTATGTTCTGTTCGGCGGTTCGGCCATGTTTGGCGTCGTAGAAGGCAAGCGGCCTGTATGAGAAAATGCAGCAGTTCGGCGACGGCATTGCCACCTTTGCATTCCTCGAAACCCTGCCGGGCGGCGATATCCTCAAGTGGCTGTTTATCCTGCTCGCGATGATGACCTTCATCACCTATTCCGACTCCAAGGCCTTCTCCTTCCCCATGCTGTTTATGAAAAAGACCGAAGTGGACGCCTCGCAAACCAAGGTTCCGAAGCTGATGAATGCAGCCATCGCCATCTTCATGGGCGCTCTGTCCTTCGTTCTGCTGTATGTTGGCGGTTATGATGCGCTGAGCGAAATGATGGTATTCCTTGCATTCCCCTTTGGCATTTTGATGTTCCTGATTGTTCTTTCGACGATTAAAATGCTGATGCCTCGCGAAAAATACGATATGACTTACATCGAAGAGCTGGAAGAGGAACAAAAACTGACCGTGCAAAATGAAGTTTCCGAAAAAAATCCTTAAAATTATCACGCAGACAAGCCAAATACCCATTTGAAAACAGACCGTGAAATCGACGATTTCACGGTCTGTTTTTGTTTCCGCATGACATGCGTTGGATATATTTGGAGTCTTTAGGCTGGCTTTAGTGCTCTGTGGTAATATCTCCATACTGAATCATGTTCGCAATAAGGAGATTGATGCGCTATGGGTTATTCATCACATTTCAAATGCCTGGCTGCCGGTACGGCGCTACTGGTCCTGCTAACCGGCTGCGGCGCCTCGCCCCAACAGGCAGCCACCTCAACCGGCACCCCAGTCGAAACGCAGACGGTCACACGATCGAATATCGCTACACACAACCAGCTTTCCGGCAAAGTCGTTCCGCGCAATGCGGTTTCGATCTTTGCGCCGCAGGAAAGCGATGTGCTGACCGTACACGTGGAGGTCGGCGACCAGGTCACAACCGGGCAAACGCTCGTCACGCTGGATTCGTCCTCCATCCAACGCGAGATCGAACAAGTACAGGGCGAACGCAGCCGTACGGCTGCGCTTTACGATGAGCAGATCTCCCTGGCGCAGCAACAGTTAGAAAATACCCAAACGCTCATGGAAGAGAAGGTGCGGCAGGCCAAGCAGGATTGGGACAATACCCAAAAACTGCATGAGCAAGGCGCCGCTTCTGACCTGGAACTTGACCAGGCCGAATCCACCTATTCCGAAGCCCAATTAAACGCGGACGAGTCGATCAATTCGGCCCGCGTTTCGGTCAGCCAGTTGTAGACCGAAAAAACCAACCAACTATCTACCTACGACAAAACGCTGGCCGATCTGGCCGATAACCAGGCGGATCAGTCCATCAAAGCTACGGTTTCCGGAACCGTGACCGAAGTCAATGTGGTCAAGGGCGGCAAGGCCTCGGTGCAGACAGCTGCTGTTGTCATCGCAACCGATGAAGCACCGCAAATTTCCATGTCGGTTTCGGAAACCATTCAGCCCTGGCTGACCGTTGGCGATACGGTCGATGTGCAGATCTCTGCCCTTGGCAATGACACCTTCCAGGCAACTATCGCTTCGGTTGCATCGGCGGTCAACGAGCAGACCCAGTTATACGATGTACGGCTCGATCTGCCCCAAAACATTGACGCCGCTTATGGCATGTTTGCCACCGTCACCGTGGATACCGACCCGCGCGAAAACGCCATTGTCATCCCGACTGATGCTATCCTCACCGACAACGAATCGCAGTATGTATTCATTGTGCAGGACGGCACCACCGCTGTGCGGGTGGACATTGAGAGCGGCCTGGTGGGCGACGGTGTGACCCAGGTAGAAGCTGGTCTGGAAGAAGGCAATGAACTGGTCATCGTCGGCCAAAGCTACTTAGCCGACGGCGCTGAAGTCCGCGTTGTCACCCGGGACGGCGAAGATGTCACCCAAACGGCCGACGAGGAAACTCCAACCGATGTGGCGCAGCCGGATGAAGCCGCCGGAGAGGAGGGCGCTCCGGCATGAAGTTCGCAGCATTCAGTATCAAACACAAGGTCGCAACGACCCTAGCGGCGATTCTGGTCGTGATTTTCGGCTATCTGTGCTATGCCCAGCTCCCGCTCGCCCTCATGCCCAGCATGGAAGTCAAAATGGCCGTGGTCGTGACCACCTATTCGGGCGCAGGTCCGGAAGAAGTCGAAAATCTGGTCACGCGCATTATCGAATCGGCATGTTCGAGTGTATCCGGTCTGGATGAACTGACCAGTACTTCGTCCGAAGGACAATCGATGGTATCGGTCCAGTTCACCGACGAAACCGACCTGGATGAGGCGGTTACCGACCTGCGCGATAAGGTATCGCGCGTCGAAGGCCGTCTGCCCGACGGTGCGGACAGTCCCTCCATTATGAAGATGGACCCGGACGCCATGCCGGTGGTCACCATCGGTTTGCAGGGCCAGGACCTTGCCGAAATGCAGTCGATCGCCGAAGATGAAATCGGCCCGTATCTCGAGCGCCTGTCCGGCGTCGCATCGGTCGATATTTCGGGCGGTTATGAAAACGAGGTCGAAATCAATTGGATGCCATCGATTATGCCGCCGATCTGGAACAGGCCCTTGCAAACAGCTATTCCATTTGGGCCAAGGAGGATGCGGTACGCGAAGCCTCGAACGATTATGAAGACGGTATCACGAACAATCTCTATGCCTACGAAGCTGCCCAGATCGAACTGAAAGCCGAAAAAGAAAGCGTAACCGCTTCTTTCCGTTCGCTGTACAAGACCTTGCAGGAGCAGCAGTCCACCTTGACCGCCGCCGAGTCCGATTTGGCCATGGCACAAAAGACCTTCTCCATCCAGCAGACCAAATATGAAAGCGGCATGATTTCTGAACTGGATTATATCGAAGCTCAGGAAACCCTGGCTGCCGCAGAAGAAGCCGCCATCACAGCCCGGACCGATCTGCTCACCGCATACAACGATTATCAGTGGGCCATCCGCGGCGTCATGACGCAGGACTGAAAAGGTGTATATTCAGGTAATCCGGCGCAATGATTCGCTTGGAGGGCAGGCTGCACAGGCAGAAGATCCGGCAGAGCAATGGACAGAAGAGCAGCTTCTGGCATCGGATACGATCCGAAAACAGGATTTTGTGGTCGTGCATACCCGCCGCAAAGAGCAAGCGCCCCACCGGTATATGGAGTGCTGCCGGTATCATTGCCCGGTGATATGGATTGTGGGCGAAAAATCGTCCGCCCGGCGAAAATCCGGCAGCCCCCCAGCACAAAAGGATATGCCCTGCGTCAAACTTTTCTGCCGCTCTACGATGCAGGAAACCCCGCGGCGTGACCCTCCGTTTCAGTATATTGTTTTAGACTGCGGCAAACGAACCGTTTGCCGCGGCACCGAACAGATTTCTTTATCCCATTGCAGCTTTACGGTACTGCTGTATTTGCTGCGGGAACCCAATACGGTACACACTCGCAAACAGATGCTGCTGGATATTTGGGGCGAGGACGTTGTCAAAAACGAACGGGTGGGCACCTATATCAGCAAACTGCGGCGTACCTTTCAGCGATGGGAAGAATTTTATATTGCGACCATATGTGGGGTGGGATATGCCGCAATCTCCCCTTTCCTGTACCCGCCCAACAACTGAAAATCCCCTGTATCGGGAAAACCGATACAGGGGATTCCTTTTATTTCAGGTCGGTACGGAAACCAATGCGTCCCGCCTTTCGATAGGCGTTGATGGTTCCATGATGTGTTTTGACAATCGACCGGGCAATTGATAGCCCGACCCCAAAACTGCCGGAAAAGGTCCTTGCTTTATCCGCCCGGTAAAATCGGTCAAACAGACGGTCCAGTTCCAGCGTGTCCACTTCGGCATAGGTGTTCTCCACAATCAGAATCGGATGCCGCCGCGCATACAGCCGCACCTGAATGGAACCGTTCGGGTCGCAATATTTGACCGCGTTGTCCAGCAAAATCGCAATCAGCTGCCGAATCAGCCCTTCGTCGCCATGGCAGCGAAGGG
Proteins encoded:
- a CDS encoding ATP--guanido phosphotransferase produces the protein MSTFKIQGGFTGLAASTRVRLARNVKGYPYRGLTAEQYKEIADKIWNALQTAPAIASDFTMTEIRPNSAEGASLVETHRISPELAQAGGWLIASRDGGVAIMVGEEDHMRLQVIGSGLCPKECMEEARRLTALIESQVPMDFDENLGYLTACPSNLGTGLRASVMLHLPLLSAAGRIQGVISAAGRQGFTVRGAYGEGSQAVGGFYQISNQVTLGVSEDTIVDKLIELTTEVIEAEKKLREQARSQNETAFADRICRAAGVLKTARLIETNEAVDCLSNVLVGLSMGYLSGVSPTEVCDIEQAIRPAVLGGQPQERDQKRASLLRQMAAKLVIHE
- a CDS encoding UvrB/UvrC motif-containing protein, which encodes MLCQNCKKNEATTYYKENINGQTRELHLCPECAAKLTGGAPDFGSFFSEPFFGHSFLNDPFFSQPFGSMLSSPFASTTQAIGGGRRCPTCGMTESELRRSGRAGCGDCYKNFSDILLPYIKKLHGAAAHVGTAPKAAENQAPADPVAGLKAKLSDAVQAENYEEAARLRDEIRRLEGENK
- a CDS encoding CtsR family transcriptional regulator, translated to MKMSDMIADFIAEMLTDGGGVAELQRRQVADRFSCVPSQVNYVIETRFTPENGYLVESRRGGGGYIRIIRMMDDKQRTLVEAARGVGGRLTQNNAAKLTRALVSAELLSAREGNLLLSACSDGALAEVPTEYRDQIRASVFRCGILGMAT
- a CDS encoding DUF362 domain-containing protein; this translates as MAYVISGACISCGACAGECPVGAISEGDGKYEINPDTCVDCGSCAGGCPVGAISQG
- a CDS encoding IS256 family transposase, which codes for MSEKIVQLNEEIIKGQLKELVRGSVEETLNELLEAEVEKLTQAARYERNEQRQGYRSGHYHRSLTTTSGDVTLKVPKLKGISFETAIIERYRRRESSVEEALIEMYLAGVSVRRVEDITEALWGSKVSPSTISELNKKAYVHIEDWRNRPLQGGRYPYVYVDGIYLRRNWGGEFENVAILVAIAVNEDGYREVLGAAESMKEDKASWVSFFQWLRGRGLDGVKLIVGDKCLGMLEAVEEVFPEAKYQRCTVHFYRNVFSVTPRSKVKLVAKMLKAIHAQESKKAAREKAKAVVEQLRSMKLKEAAKKVEDGIEETLTYCDFPSEHWTRIRTNNVIERLNREIRRRTPVVGSFPDGNSALMLVCARLRHVAGTQWGSKKYMNMKHLEAVLEDASIAG
- a CDS encoding trimethylamine methyltransferase family protein — translated: MQSREQIIHHAAMEILRDVGVQFHNEEACRILKENGIRVENAVAYFTEEQVMHWVGMAPEQFTLYGRNETYKMTLGDGSTHPSPTYGCAFIAERDGTQRPGTMEDYVKAVKLVHASDVYTIDGGILIQPSDMEDTLAPLAMFYATITHSDKIIMLPTSDRCIMESMVQAACAIFGGQKELIKKPRMIALINTNSPLSLDGKMLDNLMVLARYGQPVILCPAAMLGATGPIFMAGTVAMGTAESLAGIALAQMIRPGTPCVFGIQSTAVDMHGLTFACAAPEGTLMQGFSANMARFYHLPSRGGGSQCDAPVVNAQAGYESMLTFSSAMQHGINLVMEAGGVLASVNATSFDKMIVDFEIIRQVQFASTPFEVSEETLCLDDIKAIGHNGSYVTADSTLDNFRELYMPRIGSRDAKSATYFEDSIDKEYARLMEEYESHRPHLDSQTLDKVKAIFVENGVSPQQLDAIEML
- a CDS encoding BCCT family transporter, which produces MEKNQKESIWNQIDMKVFVPGMAVILLVIAVGIFFPNQFYNALHTGVLWIMDHFKWFYILLVILICGLFAAICFTKLGDIRLGGKKAKPSLKTSTWFTLSMTGTIAVGICFYGVSGPVNMLMNPPSFMGVEAGTKEAIIPVLKYCYLHYAFPVFFIIVAFAMMIALIYYNGKRTLRANDTLYPLLGERSQGVLGSVINTFSVVALLVTGTDMGLAVLQLNAGIGTVAGMSETPSFEPYIILFYTVITILFATSGVHKLMGKLSDINAIAYFVILGVILVFGAVGANRLLCTFFTSMGEFVRDFIPMISFGDPIDQTGWQTTATMYYYSWNIVPAFLHALFYVSIAYGRTLRQFILVNCVAPGLVTCLWYVLFGGSAMFGVVEGKRPV
- a CDS encoding BCCT family transporter, which translates into the protein MQQFGDGIATFAFLETLPGGDILKWLFILLAMMTFITYSDSKAFSFPMLFMKKTEVDASQTKVPKLMNAAIAIFMGALSFVLLYVGGYDALSEMMVFLAFPFGILMFLIVLSTIKMLMPREKYDMTYIEELEEEQKLTVQNEVSEKNP
- a CDS encoding efflux RND transporter periplasmic adaptor subunit, which produces MGYSSHFKCLAAGTALLVLLTGCGASPQQAATSTGTPVETQTVTRSNIATHNQLSGKVVPRNAVSIFAPQESDVLTVHVEVGDQVTTGQTLVTLDSSSIQREIEQVQGERSRTAALYDEQISLAQQQLENTQTLMEEKVRQAKQDWDNTQKLHEQGAASDLELDQAESTYSEAQLNADESINSARVSVSQL